One window from the genome of Hevea brasiliensis isolate MT/VB/25A 57/8 unplaced genomic scaffold, ASM3005281v1 Scaf226, whole genome shotgun sequence encodes:
- the LOC110669903 gene encoding beta-glucosidase 18-like, producing MKKACFVLVLFLSSIALMIDRCSCLDRSQFPPSFLFGTATSSYQIEGAYLEGNKGLSNWDVFTHVSGKIADGSNGDVADDHYHLFLDDIELMRSLGVNSYRFSISWVRILPKGRFGDINSEGLTFYNKLIDALLLKGIEPVVTLHHFDVPQELEDRYGAWLSSQIQDDFGYFADICFEAFGDRVKNWITLNEANMVAQYGYYSGIWPPNRCSYPAGKCKAGNSELEPYIAAHNMILAHATATEIYRKKYQEKQGGKIGIVLHIYWYEPLRDIPADRVAAQRALGFIAAWFMDPIMFGEYPPEMQQIVGLRLPTFSAEDKRKLANKLDFIGINHYSTLYARDCLLTPCNYHDDLLKDTFTYGTGEKDGVLIGEPTAMPTFYVVPDSMEKTIMYFKDRYNNTPMYITENGYAQPSSKNIEDMLNDMNRLEYMQGYLTSLVSAIRNGADVRGYFHWSLIDNFEWTYGYTISFGLYHVDRRTMQRTPKRSAKWFQHFLKNESSFFHAQE from the exons ATGAAGAAAGCCTGTTTTGTGTTAGTTCTCTTCCTATCATCAATAGCGTTGATGATAGATAGGTGTTCATGTTTGGACCGTAGCCAATTCCCTCCTTCTTTTCTCTTTGGTACTGCAACCTCTTCTTATCAG ATTGAAGGAGCATACTTGGAAGGCAATAAAGGCCTCAGCAATTGGGATGTATTTACCCACGTATCTG GAAAAATTGCTGATGGAAGCAATGGGGATGTAGCCGATGATCACTATCATCTATTTTTG GATGACATAGAGTTGATGCGTTCCCTTGGAGTAAATTCATATAGATTCTCGATTTCATGGGTCAGAATCCTTCCAA AGGGTAGATTTGGAGATATCAATTCTGAAGGACTTACATTTTACAATAAGCTTATTGATGCTCTTTTGCTTAAAG GAATAGAGCCGGTGGTTACCTTGCATCATTTTGATGTTCCTCAAGAACTAGAAGATCGATATGGTGCTTGGTTAAGTTCTCAAATACA GGATGATTTCGGCTACTTCGCAGATATCTGCTTTGAGGCTTTTGGGGACAGAGTCAAAAATTGGATTACACTCAATGAAGCTAACATGGTGGCCCAATATGGCTACTACAGTGGAATATGGCCACCAAATCGATGCTCTTACCCTGCTGGCAAATGCAAAGCTGGCAACTCTGAGTTAGAACCCTACATTGCTGCTCATAATATGATATTGGCGCATGCCACAGCAACTGAAATTTACCGTAAGAAGTATCAG GAAAAACAGGGAGGAAAAATTGGCATTGTATTACATATCTATTGGTATGAGCCATTGAGAGACATTCCCGCTGATCGTGTGGCAGCTCAACGAGCTTTAGGTTTCATTGCTGCATG GTTTATGGATCCCATTATGTTTGGAGAGTATCCACCAGAGATGCAACAGATAGTAGGTCTAAGGCTACCAACATTTTCAGCGGAGGACAAGAGGAAACTGGCGAATAAATTAGATTTCATTGGAATCAACCATTATAGCACTCTCTATGCAAGAGATTGCTTGTTGACACCATGCAATTATCATGATGATTTACTTAAAGATACCTTTACTTATGGAACTGGAGAGAAAGACGGAGTTCTTATAGGAGAGCCG ACAGCAATGCCTACCTTCTATGTTGTTCCAGATAGCATGGAGAAgacgatcatgtacttcaaagatAGATACAACAACACACCTATGTACATCACAGAAAACG GATATGCACAGCCTAGCAGCAAAAACATTGAggatatgcttaatgacatgaacAGGTTGGAGTACATGCAGGGCTACCTCACTTCTTTGGTCTCGGCAATTAG GAATGGAGCAGATGTGAGAGGCTACTTCCATTGGTCTCTGATAGACAATTTTGAGTGGACATATGGTTATACAATAAGTTTCGGGTTGTATCATGTAGACCGCAGAACAATGCAGAGAACACCAAAAAGATCAGCCAAGTGGTTCCAACATTTCCTGAAAAATGAATCTAGTTTCTTTCATGCCcaagaatag